The Musa acuminata AAA Group cultivar baxijiao chromosome BXJ2-5, Cavendish_Baxijiao_AAA, whole genome shotgun sequence genomic interval ACCTAAAACAATAATCCAATCAATGCCAATCAAACCAGACCAAATCTAGCTGATCTGACCAACTTATAAATCTAAACTTAGTAGTTGTTTCAGTAAAAACATTATTCAGAGTCTAAATTCCATAACCAGTTCCAAAGTTGATCCCAGTACAACGATCTTGTCAAAGGCCATATCAGAGACGGATGCACAAAGTACTTTCCACCTTTATGAACTCAGGAAAGAGTTCAACTGTTTGTTTTACCTTGAGCAAAGGGATCACAATGGTGAACAAATTTATGTTGCTAAAGATACCCTGGTAGATTTATTAGACCTTATGATTTGCCAGTTTTACAATATCTATCAGATTGTCCCACTGGTCCACCAAGGACCCTGGAGATTgactatctagggaagtccacctatAACAAACTTAAACCAAGAGCAAATCTATGATAAATTAAACAAATTATGACCCTTTTTGCCTGAATCCAGATAACATTGCATAATTAGACTCCAGATCCTTCACAAGAGTCCCAACTGGAGAATCCAGGCTTTAAATATAACAGCTGAAAAGTCTTAAAACCAAAAGAACCTGTATTTGATACCAGTAAAATTATTAAGACTGATTCTACAATGACCATTTGTCATCAACTTCTCCAAAAACCTAAACTCCATAAGTTCTTAAATTACAAGCATGTTCATataagtcaaaaaaataaaaactctctTCCTGACCCCATAGACGTAAAATCAGAAAACTTGTTAAATGAAAGATGATCCAATTCACTAACGATTGTTCTATTGTTCTAAGTTCATATTCATAATGCAAGAATGCACAGAAGGTTATAACCCTATGATGTGTGGAAATTATGAAATTCCTAACTTTGAATTCCATGATTATCTTCGAAATAAAGACTACCACAGAAGTTCCACAAAATCAAGAAATTTTCATGACTTAAGAAATGAAACAACAGAAAGGAACATTTTATCTAGATATATTCTTTTGTCATTGAAGATTGCATTTCCATCATGACATTCCCTTTGTCTGCATGTAACACATATACACGTACATCTATGGACACAAAATCTTTGTCCAGTGATGTATTTTTGAACTCTATATGTCAAGCAATTCAAGAGACAAGATCAGAATATTCGAACCTCATAAGTTACTGTTCCACCAGATATTGCTGGCTGCCGAAGTGTTACATCAGAGACAGCACCATTTGCCGACAGAATACAGACTGTCCGAGGTCCTTGTTGCGAAAAGGCCATGATTTTTGAAGCTATATCCTGCCAATATGAAAATGGTCCTTATTTAAGTATTTTGTATTGAGCTGTCTCTCCATAAATTTATGATAGCCCCCATCAACTCTTTTGTATAAATTGGTTCGAAgagtaatgaaaattttaaagcaCCAAGCATTGCTCTATATACAACATAGTAAAAGTTATGACTCAAAAGAGGCATCATACAAAACATCAATCAGTATTCAATTTATGACACTGTGTGCTTGGTATTCTATGGGGGGGATTCACTACATACAATATAACTGATATACGTTGAATATGACCTACGCCGGTCAAGAACATGTCTTGACATATGATAACACACATGCACAGTACAACATATGATAGTCAACCACCTTCATGAGCCTGGCGTATGATAGTTTAGttctttctttaacctttcagcaTTGAGCTTCATAACAAAAATTGCACCCAACTAATTGCTTAAAAGAATGTCAGTGTTGATTCTCATGCTGCAATCCAGGAGATATCCATGTCGATCTTCATCTTAGTGCAAAAAAAGGCTAATAATTAATCCACTTAAGAGAAAATGTACTGTCTTGATGTCCAAATTGCATTCTTTATTCTCTTCAAAAAGTTTAAATAGAATATGCATTGATTTCAATGATCAAGAACACAAAGTCACACATTGCATGGATTagcttataatattatatatcttatccaaatgTCTTACAACAAATGAATTTCAAGAACGGTACATCATAAGCATAAAGCATGGAGTTATGACACAATTCAACAAGTTTTAATTCTATGGACCGGAAGTTATAAGATAATGCCATGAAATATACTGGTAAAAGAAGATTTACCCATTGTCGAGCTACCATCAGGTACCACACATCAAGGACATAAACTAGATTAGGTCAAAAGTTGTAGATGATAATATCAAGTATTCCAGTAAATTGACAGATGAGAATGGAAATATCTCCACATAATGAATCAGTTGGCATATACAGACATAGAGTTGAATCACACGTACATTTcaataattaaaatatcaaaagaatGATGTTGACCTTTAAGATCATTAGCTATCAAGGAAGCATCCTTAGAAGCATTTTTAGTTAAAGTAACGCTTTCAAATTGACTGCTTATAACTGCATGCAAGCAACAGCGAAGACTCGATCTATTTCACTGAGACCAGTCACCCCAAGTGGTCAAAATAAGCATGTTAACTGTAGCAAACAGTAGAGGggctaaaattttaagatattaattaaaaCACATTCTTGAGCACATGGGTGTTATAGGAATACAGTTTCTTTCGCATTTAAAGGTTAGCTTTCAGGCCTTATGTAAATTTCTTTCTCAATCCCCATCTTAACTACTTACTCGTGTGGCTTGTTTCACTGGAGCTTCCAGATTAACCATAAGTATAGTGTAAACTAAAAATGAATCTAAGAATATTTTATATCAGATACAGTATTTTGAAtttgtcaaaggtaaagatataaGCCCAGGTCAAACTTGCATGATATATGGAAAAGACAACCAGAATCAGACAACAGAAGATATGCCTTGGATCACAATAAGAATCTTCCTCAGTCACTTCATCCCCCTCATTTTAGCATAAAATGGGaaatttaatcattaaaatatgtGACAATGCTATCTAATCATTTTTTCCTTTGGTTATAAAGCTTAGGAAAATCATGAAAATGGTACATaacaatttaattaaaataagaaaaaaaaataagattaaggTGACCTATTCTCAGAGTTAGGTATGCTTGAGCAGCAAAGAAAGAATAATGCATGATATTTTTCAAGCTCAACTACTTGCCTCTCCAATTTTAACAGTGATAATATGAGGAGTAAAGCCAATCCCTGGTGCACCTGGGTAACCATGAAAACTAATGTTAAGATTTTTGGAACAAGTATTAAAATGTAAACCCGACAAAGAAACGAATGCTAAAACTTTGAAAATTGAATATGTAGACAAAAGAAgtacagaaaaagaagaaagaagtttGACATTCAAGAGATGCAATTTGAGTGTGCTGGACTTAGGGCCTTCAAATGACTTCTTTATAGTGAGAAGATTTAATGGAAATTAATCTGTATAGGCATTGACTTCAGGAAGAAATAAATTATGCAAATTATATGAATGGGCAGCTAATAACTAATTATCACCAACTAGGACAGTCTGAAAGCAAAAAAGTACAAGgaaatatcataaaaaagaaaataacgaTCATGACTAAATTTAAACTTTAAGTTATAAACCAGAACATATTGTAGATGCAGAATAGAAGCAACTGATGTTAGAGGAATATTTGAACATTAGGAAACCAAAATGACCTAATTGTACGTAAATAGCTCAGAATTTGTACAATAATGTAGTCATGTAAGAGAAGACTAGAAGGAACAAGATAGATCATACATGAACCCATGGAAGTCTTAACTCACAATCACTTATGGAGAGCTTAAGACACTTTGCCTTAGCAGCTGTACACACACAGCAAGTCACATCTAGACAAATTGTTCATAATTAAACCAAGTGGCGCAAGAATTACCCAACGCTTCCAGTTGCTGCTTCTTCCCTGAACCGGGAGGGCGGCCTCGACGCTTAGCTGCTGGATCAGAGGCTGAACTATTAGAGTATCCCGAAGCTGAAGATGGTGGAGTTAAGGCCAAACCCATGCCAGCATCTGGTCCATACTTTCTTggccttcctctcttcttcttcaccGACTCACCCATGTTAAATATACCACCTTGCCTCATTCCAGAGAAACCATCTCCTTGGTACAAAGAACCGGTCAAGTCCACCGGCTTCGACGCAGGTGAAGTCATGGGGTTAAAAGAAAGCCGCATGCCCTCCATCACTCCAGCTGAATTATGCGCCACCATCGGATTGTTCGGCGGTCCAGCTCCGTAGGAGCCGGGACCCTCCACTACACCGGGAGGCTGCGACGAGCTCACTCTCGGAGGCTCTCTAGCGTCCATTTTGCCAAACCCTACAACCAAATTCCCGAGCGTTCTCTGCTGCAGTTCAGCTAGATCTTCAAACCACTTCCGCAGTTCTTCAAGAAATTAAAACCAAACAAAGATCTTCGACAAGAAAATGCGAGTGCATGTAAAGAAATTTTGCGAGATCTCCCCAAAAATCACAACTTTCGGAAAAAAAAAGGATCGATCGAGTGAAATGCAAATACAAATTATCCCGTCAGTCAGCCCATTTCACGATGCTACGTTTTTGCACGGAAAGGCAAAGAAAAAGAGTCATTTTTTACACCAAATTCGTGGGAAAAAAATGGGGTAAACAAAGAaccaagaaaagaaaacacaccTCAGATCAGATCGATCGGCCGCACCAAACCAAAATGGGAAGGACGAATTGCTTCAAGACCAAAAACGTTCGCCATCCATAACCCACACCGCACCACCACCAACCTAACAAGATGAGGAGGAATCGGAATCAACACCTTTAACCAGAGGAGGAAACAAAAATTCTAAAAAGGGTTAGAACTGGAGCTCGGAAATCGAAGCGATTAATTAAAACTTCTTTAATGCATTCTTTTCAGGACTTTTTTTTAttgtatatatatcttttttttattttttctcaaataaaaaaaaagctaaaTCTAAATTTTCAGACTTCAAATTCCTTTTTGTTTACAATATGTCACATCTTTTCTTAATATGGAAACGTATTTTGGTGAAATAATACGTATGGCTGTGTATAACAATagcatatttttgaaattatgtaacttactttatgaaaattaattgtttttatatttatttttttatttttatttatgtgaTCAAATACACATAAATGCAATGGCTAATTATTTGTTCAAACACACTacattataatttttctaaattgaAATAGGATATTTTTTTAAAGGATGAATTcaaataaaatatcttttaaGTTTAAGAATTTCTCAAATAATGTTTTAacttcaaaaaatttaaataatattttttaaaaaataatcatcctATCCTCGATCGACCACATCCCTCTACCCTACcaatctccctctccacctcgtcAATCCTTAGCCATCTGTATCTTTCCACACGGATTAGTCCCACTGATCGTCTTCTCCCCTCTCATGATTACATATGCCCGAGCTAGCCTCATTGATCAGAGTCCTCTTTTTCTTCCCTATCACTTATGTCTAGTGAGATCATAAGAGTGATAATAAAGATGATGCAAAGAGGAGGCGACGGTAGGTGACGAAAATAAGGATAAAACAAAATTTTCATCTAACCAAGAAActttataaaatttttttaaagtttGAAAGAATTTTCAAATTTAGGAACTTTCTCCAAAGAATTTATCTCTTTTTTCATCATTTAAAatgagagaaaataaaaaaaaaaatggtgtgGGTCCCcttttttcccttcaaattcGAATCGCCCGCTCGATCAAATTGGAAATATTAAATGTTGATGGGGTCACTTTGGGATGTTATTGGAATTTAATATATGTCATCTTCCTAAATTGAGTGGCCTTGAAGACTGCAATCTTGACCTTTTGCTTGCACGCGTGATTATGAAGGGGGACTGTAATCtttgttttttttaatgtatatCACTTTTTTTAATGCAAATACTTGTGGGTTTTTCttaaaaggaaaatatttttccaGTTATTTTTTTACAATAATTTGCTTTCCATTGTTATTAGTATCGTGACATTAAACGTGTTGATCAAAAATTATAAATCGAATGAAATTGATCAGTGTTAACATACATTAGCAAGTTGAATTATACCTCGTATATATCATCGTATTCTTTTCAATACTTAGTATCACATAGTTATTATTTACTTTTGTTTCGATCttcatttgatatataatttttttaaccgTGGTTAATGACTTTGATGTTATTTTTtcctattataatataatatttctttTTAATCGGACCAAATGAAAGGAGGGAAAATATTTTCCTCGACTTTTTCAAGAAAAAGTTGAAAGCATGTTTGTTATTTTAtgcgatttaaaaataataataataataataataataataataataataataataatatgaaaatTATCCAATAATTCTATCCTTGTTGATTGAAGGATGAATGAAACTCTCATTTATGAACACAACATGAGTATATAAACATGCCTTCTTGCGTTGCCCTTCACATTTGTCTTCTTCGCTCGACAGGGTTACTACTGTGCGATCAACATCTTTGTTTCTTCCAATGACATCTAATTCAACCTTCCATAATCTTGTCTTCTTAAGTCAGCTTTGCTTTGTAAACAAGCCCCCCTACAAAGTCTAAATCCTAACTAAGAACCTTAAGAACCAAAGTTTGTATCTCTTACTCGAAAGTCTCATCaggtctcttcttcttcttcttggaaagtCTCttctcaaattagcactactaagtTGTGATCTTGCAAGGGGAAAAAGATCCTTCAGCGAACGACTTTAGTCTTCCATTCCTAATGATCCACTAACTACATATTTGTTTGAACTTTCACGTAGTCCATCGAAAAGAAAGCATATGAATCAAAGCTATCAAGGTAAAATGTGTTTTGGTAGTATCAGAGAAAGATCATGAATCTTCCACAGATTAAAGAGCCACATAGAACATTGCTACATAGCAAGAACcaagaagataaaaatatatccCTGCAGTTACCTTTCTCACTTGCTCACTGAGCAACTAAGACACAAGTTATTACAACTCGGAAAGAAAGTGTTAATTGGTTGtatgtatgacttcttcgtaatgACAAtaataacaaaggaaaaaaaacaatTCAGAAGTGATAATATGTTTATTGTAGCTGGAAAATCTAGTGATGCAACCAAAGCTATCGATGACAGTGATTCTGGCATCAGGTTCAGCATCAAACAAGAGAACATTTATAAGCAAAGATGAATCGACATCAATGATCGAGGAAACTCCCTTAAGCAGCATTATTCATCTCATTAAAGCAGAAGTTGACATGCTCCATAGATCTCCATGACAACGAGAAGAAGTGAAGAATttgaggatattagagttgcaatGTTTGCAATTACCAGTCAGGAATGTAAAGATATCTGAAAATTGTTGTAATATATATCTGCAATGTTGGATGGTTTGGTAGCTTCTTTTTTTGAGTGAAATCTATCATCACAACATCAGGTAGCTTTGTATTTTCTGACAAATCTTCTATATATGACACTAAAGCTTGTATTAATCCTCGTTTCGGCGTTTCATGTGATCCTATTTAATAATTATCGTGTAAAGGTTTTAAGGCACAAAAGATGGAGTATATATGGATTTAATGATGATCATCATAGTTCAAGTTTCTCCCGTCGAATAATACATAAAGCATTGGCTGTGTAACACAACTGATCAAAGACAAAGAAAATTCCAATGAATATTCAATAAATAGCTAACAATTCAAGAGTTTGTGTATATCAACAAGTATTTTTTTATGCTTAGATGATCACATTCAATCATCTTTGAAACAATCTAGATCTGAAATTTCATAAAGTAGTAAATTGTTAACTATCAAGAATTAAAGTTTAGTATATTTGTAAtagaaagtaaataaataaatacagaaTACATACATATCTATTCATGCAAACCAAATATATAATCAATATGCAAGGATGACACAGAAATGTGAAAAAAAATAGACATGGAAGAGAGGAAATTGTTCAAAGaatcgagatcgagatcgagatcgatGCAGAATTGTTGGTTAAAATTTTAATCAGACAAGAACAGCTACCTTGATTTGCTGTTAGAAGCAGTTTTGAAGACCTAAGAATTTTGAAGATTGTAAAATGTCACACATCTATAGATAAGGAAATTGTCATGCAAATTGGCTAGCTGGATGTGCTAAGACCAATAGAACTTGCCTAATTTGGAGATAAGGAAATGATGTTTTATCCTTAGAAAAAGCATGACACATAGATGTGACAAGCAATTACAAAGCAACTAAACATGAGACTGCTATGCGATGTATTGGAATGAGCATAAAAGATATTTTGATCAGGTGGTATAATTTGGTATTATGCCAATACAACAATGATTAATCAGGCAAACATAAGGACAATGCATCAACTTTGGGACATTTTCCATCTTTTGAGGTCATAATCGCCTTCGATGAATGTTTGAATGTTCAATAGACCCCAACATTTCACGCTTCAGATGCACAGATGGCGAGGAGGAAGATGAAGATTTCCTGAGAGAACGCTGCCAGAAAGCAAAAGCTAGTGGTCTTTCGGTAGAAGACATGCAGACATGGGATCAAAGAACAATGTTTCCTATCCCACAGACGAAACCCTACGTCATgatttcttctccttttatccTTATTTCCATGATCCTCGATGAATACTCACTGAAAACTAATATGCCCTAATCATCCATTTCATTATCTGCTAACAAGTAGAAGAAGGGTACAAACAAAAGTGCTACTGACAATTACACTGGGAATACTCAGCTGTTAATCCGAATGTTGGACTGATAGTAGAGTAAGAAAAAGGTCGAGATGAAGCAGTCGATGCATGCAGTGGATGATGATAACAGTACTAAACAAGTGTATTTATAACAGAGAGAGTACTTCCACGAACAACAACAGCAAAAACAACACACAACAGTGGAAGATG includes:
- the LOC135612100 gene encoding AT-hook motif nuclear-localized protein 10-like, with translation MDAREPPRVSSSQPPGVVEGPGSYGAGPPNNPMVAHNSAGVMEGMRLSFNPMTSPASKPVDLTGSLYQGDGFSGMRQGGIFNMGESVKKKRGRPRKYGPDAGMGLALTPPSSASGYSNSSASDPAAKRRGRPPGSGKKQQLEALGAPGIGFTPHIITVKIGEDIASKIMAFSQQGPRTVCILSANGAVSDVTLRQPAISGGTVTYEGRFEIISLSGSFLLTEDGSTRSRSGGLSIALAGSDGRILGGGVAGMLVAATPVQVVVGSFIAEGKKPKPEPLRWEPSSVPPQMTGFGAAVTASPPSEGTSSESCEDPGSPTNQSGGTCNNSSQHVQSAYPPVSWPHPASLNRHEPDMKLMPN